In Corynebacterium guangdongense, one DNA window encodes the following:
- a CDS encoding ATP-dependent DNA helicase RecG, giving the protein MLGWRDERELAAVLPAKEAAAITKAFGYTRCWQLLEHYPRTYVRHGSAAHLIDARDGDVVTLYGTVVKQSTRPTRKRTKSGRPLMLTEVFIRDELTRIKATYFGSWYAEKQLTEGARAIFSGKIRHYQGQMQLSQPDFYLVASADGQPREGDLATGSLKKLAAYGELDTVLGNRAMLPVYPATAQVTSWQLMGAIDLVLETLPPIPEPLPAPPAGLPDFDSALRDVHDPKDQDAVDRGLARLKYNEALALALVMAVRRQDTEAQNAPPLPRVEGRQQDQLLRALPFPLTRGQQEVLSEISADISRAHPMSRLLQGEVGSGKTIVALLAMLQAVDNGRQCAMLAPTEVLTVQHARSLTRTLAAAGSTATVVALTGSMPTAVKREALLNIVSGQADIVVGTHALIQDAVEFFDLGLVVVDEQHRFGVEQRDRLRGQGRDGATPHTLVMTATPIPRTIAMTVFGDLAVSTLKELPGGRKPIQSAVVPEANPRWVERAWERIREEVAAGRQAYVVCPRIDDDGGVITVAAWLRATEFKDLHVSVLHGRMKGAEKDEVMADFAAGGIDVLVATTVIEVGVDVPNATVMMIRESENFGVSQLHQLRGRVGRGGHASLCLFHTTAEPGSPAAVRVQAVAETSDGFALADLDLSNRQEGDVLGTSQSGTHRTVKLLNLLTDLPVIEQANADAENLARRDRGLAERLTADIGEDDREFLDKT; this is encoded by the coding sequence ATGCTGGGCTGGCGCGACGAACGGGAGCTGGCCGCGGTCCTGCCGGCGAAGGAGGCCGCGGCGATCACCAAGGCCTTCGGCTACACCCGCTGCTGGCAGCTGCTGGAGCATTACCCCCGCACCTACGTGCGCCACGGCAGCGCCGCCCACCTGATCGACGCGCGCGACGGCGACGTCGTGACGTTGTACGGCACCGTCGTCAAGCAGTCGACCCGCCCCACCCGCAAGCGCACCAAGTCCGGCCGCCCGCTCATGCTCACCGAGGTCTTCATCCGCGACGAGCTGACCCGCATCAAGGCGACCTACTTCGGCTCCTGGTACGCGGAGAAGCAGCTCACCGAGGGCGCCCGCGCGATCTTCTCCGGAAAAATCCGCCACTACCAGGGTCAAATGCAGCTCTCCCAGCCGGATTTCTACCTCGTGGCCAGCGCCGACGGGCAGCCGCGCGAGGGGGACCTGGCGACCGGCTCGCTCAAGAAGCTCGCCGCCTACGGGGAGCTCGACACCGTGCTCGGCAACCGCGCGATGCTGCCGGTCTACCCGGCCACCGCGCAGGTCACCTCCTGGCAGCTGATGGGCGCCATCGACCTCGTCCTCGAGACGCTGCCGCCGATTCCGGAGCCCCTGCCCGCGCCCCCGGCCGGCCTGCCGGACTTCGACTCCGCCCTCCGCGACGTCCACGACCCGAAGGACCAGGACGCCGTCGACCGCGGGCTGGCCCGCCTCAAGTACAACGAGGCGCTGGCGCTGGCGCTGGTCATGGCCGTGCGGCGCCAGGACACCGAGGCCCAGAACGCGCCCCCGCTGCCCCGCGTCGAAGGACGGCAGCAGGACCAGCTCCTGCGCGCGCTGCCCTTCCCGCTGACCCGCGGACAGCAGGAGGTGCTCAGCGAGATCTCCGCCGACATCTCCCGCGCCCACCCGATGAGCCGCCTGCTGCAGGGCGAGGTCGGCTCCGGCAAGACCATCGTGGCCCTGCTGGCGATGCTCCAGGCCGTGGACAACGGCCGTCAGTGCGCGATGCTCGCCCCGACCGAGGTCCTCACCGTCCAGCACGCCCGATCCCTGACCAGGACGCTGGCCGCCGCCGGCTCGACCGCCACCGTCGTCGCCCTGACCGGCTCCATGCCCACCGCCGTCAAGCGGGAGGCCCTGCTCAACATCGTCTCCGGGCAGGCCGACATCGTCGTCGGCACCCACGCGCTCATCCAGGACGCCGTCGAGTTCTTCGACCTGGGCCTGGTCGTCGTCGACGAGCAGCATCGCTTCGGCGTCGAGCAGCGCGACCGGCTGCGCGGCCAGGGCCGCGACGGCGCCACCCCCCACACCCTGGTGATGACCGCGACGCCGATCCCGCGCACCATCGCGATGACCGTCTTCGGCGATCTCGCCGTCTCCACGCTCAAGGAACTGCCCGGCGGGCGTAAACCCATCCAGTCCGCGGTGGTCCCGGAGGCCAACCCCCGCTGGGTCGAGCGCGCCTGGGAGCGCATCCGCGAGGAGGTCGCTGCCGGGCGCCAGGCCTACGTCGTGTGCCCGCGCATCGACGACGACGGCGGCGTCATCACCGTCGCCGCCTGGCTGCGGGCCACCGAGTTCAAGGACCTGCACGTCAGCGTGCTCCACGGGCGCATGAAGGGGGCGGAGAAGGACGAGGTGATGGCTGATTTCGCGGCCGGCGGCATCGACGTGCTCGTGGCCACCACCGTCATCGAGGTCGGCGTGGACGTGCCCAACGCCACCGTCATGATGATCCGCGAATCCGAGAACTTCGGCGTCAGTCAGCTGCACCAGCTGCGCGGGCGCGTCGGCCGGGGCGGCCACGCCTCCCTGTGCCTGTTCCACACCACCGCCGAACCCGGCAGTCCCGCGGCCGTTCGAGTCCAGGCTGTGGCCGAGACCTCCGACGGATTCGCGCTGGCGGACCTGGACCTGTCCAACCGCCAGGAGGGGGACGTGCTCGGGACCAGCCAGTCCGGCACCCACCGCACGGTCAAACTGCTGAACCTGCTCACCGACCTGCCCGTCATTGAACAGGCCAACGCGGACGCCGAGAACCTGGCCCGCCGCGACCGCGGCCTCGCGGAGCGCCTGACGGCGGACATCGGCGAAGACGACCGGGAGTTCCTGGACAAAACCTGA
- a CDS encoding acetyl-CoA carboxylase biotin carboxyl carrier protein subunit produces MEICAPFAGIVHYHVAVGDTVATGEPVATVEAVKLEVPVPAPGPGVVTALGYEDFADVVGGDVLAVVAK; encoded by the coding sequence ATGGAAATCTGCGCCCCCTTCGCCGGGATAGTCCACTACCACGTGGCCGTCGGAGACACCGTCGCCACAGGCGAGCCGGTCGCCACCGTCGAAGCCGTCAAACTCGAGGTTCCCGTCCCGGCACCCGGGCCGGGGGTCGTCACGGCCCTCGGGTACGAGGATTTCGCCGACGTCGTCGGCGGCGATGTGCTGGCGGTGGTGGCCAAATGA
- a CDS encoding uracil-DNA glycosylase, translated as MDLRSRPLPVHESWRPVLEPVTERIHDMGDFLRTEPAFLPPGEDILRAFQDPFDAVKVLILGQDPYPTPGHAMGLSFSTRPGVPAPRSLVNIYAELESDLGVAPKADGDLSAWAGRGVLLLNRVLTVRPGEAASHRGKGWELVTETAITALARRGRPLVSILWGRDAQTAARFLGDSPRIESAHPSPLSARRGFFGSRPFSRANEALTAQGAAPVDWSL; from the coding sequence ATGGACCTGCGTTCCCGCCCGCTGCCAGTCCACGAGTCGTGGCGCCCCGTGCTCGAGCCCGTCACCGAGCGCATCCACGACATGGGGGACTTCCTGCGCACCGAACCCGCTTTCCTCCCGCCCGGCGAGGACATCCTGCGCGCCTTCCAGGACCCATTCGACGCCGTCAAGGTCCTCATCCTCGGCCAGGACCCCTACCCGACGCCGGGCCACGCCATGGGCCTGAGCTTCTCGACGCGCCCCGGCGTGCCCGCCCCGCGCTCCCTGGTCAACATCTACGCCGAACTGGAGTCCGACCTCGGCGTCGCCCCCAAGGCCGACGGCGACCTCTCCGCCTGGGCCGGCCGCGGGGTGCTGCTGCTCAACCGTGTTCTCACCGTCCGGCCCGGGGAAGCGGCCTCCCACCGCGGTAAAGGGTGGGAGCTTGTCACCGAGACGGCCATCACCGCCCTGGCTCGGCGTGGCCGCCCGCTGGTCTCGATCCTCTGGGGCCGCGACGCCCAGACCGCGGCGCGCTTCCTCGGCGACTCGCCCCGCATCGAGTCCGCCCACCCTTCGCCGCTCTCGGCGCGGCGCGGCTTCTTCGGCTCGCGGCCCTTCTCCCGCGCCAACGAGGCCCTGACCGCGCAGGGGGCGGCCCCGGTCGACTGGTCCCTGTAG
- a CDS encoding DAK2 domain-containing protein, with translation MSYPSQLDGTHLHRWVSRAVAELSARRAEINALNVFPVPDADTGSNMTHTMESALAAVEDLAEDERSSAAAVTRALAVGGVRGARGNSGVVLSQVLRALSEAAVKEPLGARMLATALEIAVKLVDRAISEPVEGTVVTVLRAASVAARQAADADVSLHDTLCATVAAARTALANTPSQLPALQAAGVVDAGGAGLLVLLEALLAEVSGAKDLPERPAARLADATAFDSHGQAGDIEVMFYFVGDLDGLETRLHPLGDSLVIARASEDAGTVHVHSADAGAVIETAYALGAVSDLRLEVLPSAPIVEAPERIIVALTPPGAIADLYRNGGAYVVTTESDTDGDPETDLVTDILATVRSTNAHEVILLPNGLLSRRQLSAVDKAIRAFAQDITLLPTSRLVSGIAALTVHDAEQPLATAAYSMAEAAGAMRTAVAVRAERAALTAAGPCARGDLLVEAHGQIVAVCDDLHDAVLAASRHLLEAGGEQVTVLSAEDVDTRELEDVLRVAVMAYPGDGLAAAAEIGVE, from the coding sequence ATGTCCTACCCGAGCCAGCTTGACGGCACCCATCTGCACCGATGGGTCAGCCGCGCCGTCGCCGAGTTGTCGGCGCGGCGCGCGGAGATCAACGCGCTGAACGTGTTCCCCGTCCCCGACGCGGACACCGGCTCGAACATGACCCACACGATGGAGTCGGCGCTGGCGGCGGTCGAGGACCTCGCCGAGGACGAGCGTTCCTCCGCGGCCGCGGTCACCCGGGCCCTGGCCGTCGGCGGCGTGCGCGGCGCCCGGGGCAACTCGGGGGTGGTCCTTTCCCAGGTGCTGCGCGCCCTGTCGGAGGCGGCCGTCAAGGAGCCGCTCGGGGCGCGGATGCTGGCTACGGCCCTGGAGATCGCGGTCAAGCTCGTCGACCGCGCGATCAGCGAGCCGGTGGAGGGCACCGTGGTCACCGTGCTGCGAGCGGCCTCCGTCGCCGCCCGCCAGGCGGCCGACGCGGACGTCTCGCTCCACGACACCCTCTGCGCGACGGTGGCCGCCGCGCGCACCGCGCTGGCCAACACCCCCTCCCAGCTGCCGGCGTTGCAGGCAGCGGGCGTCGTCGACGCCGGCGGAGCGGGCCTGCTGGTGCTGCTGGAGGCGCTGCTGGCGGAGGTCAGCGGCGCGAAGGATCTGCCGGAACGCCCCGCCGCCCGGCTTGCCGACGCCACCGCCTTCGACTCCCACGGCCAGGCCGGGGACATCGAGGTGATGTTCTACTTCGTTGGCGATCTCGACGGGCTCGAAACCCGCCTGCACCCGCTTGGCGACAGCCTCGTCATCGCGCGGGCCAGCGAGGACGCCGGCACCGTCCACGTCCACTCCGCCGACGCCGGGGCAGTCATCGAGACGGCCTACGCGCTGGGCGCGGTCAGCGACCTGCGTCTGGAGGTGCTGCCCTCGGCCCCGATCGTCGAGGCCCCGGAGCGCATCATCGTCGCTCTCACCCCGCCCGGGGCCATCGCCGACCTCTACCGCAATGGCGGGGCCTATGTGGTGACCACCGAGTCCGACACCGACGGGGATCCGGAGACGGACCTGGTCACCGACATCCTCGCCACCGTCCGGTCCACTAACGCCCACGAGGTCATCCTCCTTCCCAACGGGCTGCTCTCCCGGCGTCAGCTTTCGGCCGTCGACAAGGCGATCCGCGCGTTCGCCCAGGACATCACCCTGCTGCCGACGAGCCGGCTGGTCTCGGGGATAGCGGCGCTGACCGTCCACGACGCGGAGCAGCCGCTGGCCACGGCCGCCTACTCCATGGCCGAGGCGGCCGGGGCGATGCGCACCGCCGTCGCCGTGCGTGCGGAACGGGCCGCACTGACCGCGGCCGGCCCCTGCGCTCGCGGCGACCTGCTGGTCGAGGCCCACGGCCAGATCGTCGCCGTGTGCGATGACCTCCACGACGCCGTCCTCGCCGCCTCCCGGCACCTGCTGGAGGCCGGGGGAGAGCAGGTCACCGTGCTCAGTGCCGAGGACGTGGACACCCGGGAGCTGGAGGACGTCCTCCGGGTCGCGGTCATGGCCTACCCGGGCGACGGGCTGGCCGCGGCCGCGGAGATCGGGGTGGAGTAG
- a CDS encoding thiamine-phosphate kinase has product MTTPATPGPTVGELGEHAVIDVITRAAPSALNGDDAAVLFHASPNSRAVATTDTLVEGRHFRHDWSTPEEIGQKAVLQNFADIEAMGARAIACLLAISTPTSMPVSFFARLAAGIDSRVKQYSAELVGGDVTSGNQLVITVTALGSLGGSLPSLNLDRARPDQRLVAHGRLGWSAAGWALLECFGRAGVPAQFEPLVRAHCAPELTPGRGVVARATGASAMTDNSDGLIVDAGTIARRSGVAIDLDRDAIAPDALLVEAGDLLGVDPWHWVLSGGEDHTLLATTAYDPPSGFRTIGAVQRGAGVTLDGVEPAYQEGWVSF; this is encoded by the coding sequence GTGACCACTCCTGCGACCCCAGGTCCCACCGTCGGCGAACTCGGCGAACACGCGGTGATCGACGTCATCACCCGCGCCGCCCCGAGCGCGCTCAACGGCGACGACGCCGCGGTGCTCTTCCACGCCTCCCCGAACTCCCGGGCGGTGGCCACCACCGACACCCTCGTCGAGGGCCGGCACTTCCGGCACGACTGGTCCACCCCCGAAGAGATCGGCCAGAAGGCGGTGCTGCAGAACTTCGCGGACATCGAGGCCATGGGCGCCCGGGCCATCGCCTGCCTGCTGGCCATCTCCACCCCGACCTCGATGCCGGTGTCCTTCTTCGCCCGCCTCGCCGCCGGCATCGACAGCCGCGTCAAGCAGTACTCCGCCGAACTCGTCGGCGGCGACGTCACCTCCGGCAACCAGCTGGTGATCACTGTGACCGCCCTCGGCTCCCTCGGCGGTTCGCTGCCCTCGCTCAACCTTGACCGGGCCCGCCCGGACCAGCGGCTGGTCGCCCACGGACGGCTCGGCTGGTCGGCGGCCGGCTGGGCGCTGCTGGAATGCTTCGGCCGCGCGGGCGTGCCGGCGCAGTTCGAACCGCTGGTGCGCGCCCACTGCGCCCCCGAGCTGACGCCGGGCCGCGGCGTCGTCGCCCGGGCCACCGGCGCCTCCGCGATGACCGACAACTCCGACGGGCTCATCGTCGACGCCGGCACCATCGCCCGGCGCTCCGGCGTCGCCATCGACCTCGACCGCGACGCCATCGCCCCGGACGCCCTGCTCGTCGAGGCCGGCGACCTGCTCGGCGTCGACCCCTGGCACTGGGTGCTCAGCGGCGGCGAGGACCACACCCTCCTGGCGACCACCGCCTACGACCCGCCCTCGGGCTTCCGCACCATCGGCGCCGTCCAGCGCGGCGCCGGCGTCACCCTCGACGGGGTCGAGCCCGCCTACCAGGAAGGCTGGGTGAGCTTCTGA
- a CDS encoding NAD(P)H-dependent glycerol-3-phosphate dehydrogenase has translation MVNVAVMGAGSWGTTLAKVFVDAGNSVRLWVRRPELAEAIARTRHNEDYLPGVELPAGIEPTTDATGALTGADIVVFAVPSQTMRENLAVWTPMLPGDATLVSISKGIETDTHLRMSQVIAEITGVAQDRIAVLSGPNLAREIAAEQPAATVIACPDENRAKLVQAAAATWYLRPYTNTDVVGCEIGGACKNVIALACGMAAGRGLGDNTLATLITRGLAEITRLGVAMGADARTFSGLAGLGDLVATCVSPLSRNRSFGARLGEGGSLEEAKEATHGQVAEGVLSSRSIFQLAEHADVEMPITQAVFEVCHQGVSVDSTVAALMGRSKKSE, from the coding sequence ATGGTCAATGTGGCCGTCATGGGAGCAGGATCCTGGGGCACGACCCTGGCCAAGGTCTTCGTCGACGCCGGTAACTCCGTGCGCCTGTGGGTCCGCCGCCCCGAGCTGGCCGAGGCCATCGCCCGCACCCGCCACAACGAGGACTACCTGCCCGGTGTCGAGCTGCCCGCGGGCATCGAACCGACCACCGACGCCACCGGGGCGCTGACCGGCGCCGACATCGTCGTCTTCGCGGTGCCCTCGCAGACGATGCGCGAGAACCTCGCGGTGTGGACGCCGATGCTGCCCGGAGACGCGACGCTGGTGTCGATCTCCAAGGGTATCGAGACCGACACCCACCTGCGCATGTCCCAGGTCATCGCCGAGATTACCGGCGTTGCCCAGGACCGCATCGCCGTGCTCTCCGGCCCGAACCTGGCCCGCGAGATCGCCGCCGAGCAGCCCGCCGCCACCGTCATCGCCTGCCCGGACGAGAACCGGGCGAAGCTGGTCCAGGCCGCCGCGGCCACCTGGTACCTGCGCCCGTACACCAACACCGACGTCGTCGGCTGCGAGATCGGCGGCGCCTGCAAGAACGTCATCGCCCTGGCCTGCGGCATGGCCGCCGGCCGTGGGCTGGGCGACAACACCCTGGCCACCCTCATCACCCGCGGCCTGGCGGAGATCACCCGCCTCGGCGTGGCGATGGGCGCCGACGCCCGCACCTTCTCCGGGCTCGCCGGCCTGGGTGACCTGGTCGCCACCTGCGTCTCGCCCCTGTCACGCAACCGCTCCTTCGGCGCCCGCCTCGGCGAGGGCGGCTCGCTGGAGGAGGCGAAGGAGGCCACCCACGGCCAGGTCGCCGAGGGCGTGCTCTCCTCGCGCTCCATCTTCCAGCTCGCCGAGCATGCCGACGTCGAGATGCCCATCACCCAGGCGGTCTTCGAGGTCTGCCACCAGGGGGTGTCAGTCGATTCCACGGTCGCGGCATTGATGGGTCGCTCCAAGAAGTCGGAGTAG
- the rsmD gene encoding 16S rRNA (guanine(966)-N(2))-methyltransferase RsmD, protein MTRIIAGEARGRTLKVPPAGTRPTSDRAREGLFSSLDARFGFGDARVLDLFAGSGALGLEAASRGAAEVHLVEDDAAAIAVIGHNVGVVKHPRVRVHQMKASTYLATAPREAFDMVLADPPYDLADEAVVEMLEALRPALADGAVVVVERHRESPDTAWPAGYTPTGQKLKKRLYGIARMDMATYAQEHR, encoded by the coding sequence ATGACGCGCATCATCGCTGGCGAGGCCCGCGGCCGGACCCTCAAGGTGCCGCCCGCCGGCACCCGCCCGACCAGCGACCGCGCCCGCGAGGGACTGTTCTCCTCCCTGGACGCCCGCTTCGGCTTCGGCGACGCCCGCGTCCTCGACCTCTTCGCCGGCTCCGGCGCGCTGGGCCTGGAGGCCGCCAGCCGCGGCGCCGCAGAGGTCCATCTCGTCGAGGACGACGCCGCGGCGATCGCGGTGATCGGGCACAACGTGGGCGTCGTCAAGCATCCCCGGGTGCGGGTGCACCAGATGAAGGCGTCGACCTACCTGGCCACAGCCCCGCGCGAGGCCTTCGACATGGTGCTCGCCGACCCGCCCTACGACCTCGCCGACGAGGCCGTCGTCGAGATGCTCGAGGCGCTCCGGCCCGCGCTGGCCGACGGCGCGGTCGTCGTCGTCGAACGCCACCGCGAATCCCCCGATACCGCCTGGCCCGCCGGGTACACCCCCACGGGACAGAAACTGAAGAAGCGCCTCTACGGCATCGCCCGCATGGACATGGCCACATACGCCCAGGAGCACCGATGA
- a CDS encoding D-alanine--D-alanine ligase family protein — translation MIDSPISDTSSRIRVAVVYGGRSLEHSISCISAGAVMANLDRGRYDVVPVGITRDGLWTVGTEDAEELRAHGDTLPEVKLRDELALSLNRRGEITNTTTGQVHATVDVVLPILHGAFGEDGTIQGLFEIAGVRYVGPGVLASAAGMDKEFTKKLMVAEGLPVTPEVILRGRDELTDAEKDLLGLPVFVKPARGGSSIGISKVDHWAGLADAVALARESDEKVIVEAMIHGVEVEVGVLQFPDGSLLASEPAQLNGIEDSAEGFYGFHTKYLDDVVTATIPAKLPPETIARLKDLAVETFTALDCKGLARVDFFVTEQGPVLNEINTMPGFTPISMYPQVFKATGVSYVELLDTLIATALA, via the coding sequence GTGATTGACTCCCCGATTTCTGACACCAGCTCCCGCATCCGAGTCGCCGTCGTCTACGGCGGACGCAGCCTGGAGCATTCGATCTCGTGCATCTCCGCGGGCGCGGTCATGGCGAACCTCGACCGTGGGCGCTATGACGTCGTCCCGGTCGGCATCACGAGGGACGGGCTGTGGACCGTGGGCACCGAGGACGCCGAGGAGCTGCGCGCCCACGGCGACACCCTGCCGGAGGTCAAGCTCCGGGACGAACTGGCGCTGAGCCTCAACCGCCGCGGCGAGATCACCAACACCACCACCGGCCAGGTCCACGCCACCGTCGACGTCGTGCTGCCGATTCTGCATGGCGCCTTCGGCGAGGACGGGACCATCCAGGGCCTCTTCGAGATCGCCGGCGTGCGCTACGTCGGCCCGGGCGTGCTCGCCTCCGCGGCCGGGATGGACAAGGAGTTCACCAAGAAGCTCATGGTCGCCGAGGGCCTGCCGGTCACCCCCGAGGTCATCCTCCGCGGCCGCGACGAGCTCACCGACGCCGAGAAGGATCTGCTGGGCCTGCCCGTCTTCGTCAAGCCTGCCCGCGGCGGATCCTCGATCGGCATCTCCAAGGTCGATCACTGGGCCGGGCTCGCCGACGCCGTCGCCCTGGCCCGGGAGTCCGACGAGAAGGTCATCGTCGAGGCCATGATCCATGGCGTCGAGGTGGAGGTGGGCGTCCTGCAGTTCCCGGACGGCTCCCTGCTCGCCTCCGAACCCGCGCAGCTCAACGGCATCGAGGACTCGGCGGAGGGCTTCTACGGCTTCCACACCAAGTACCTCGACGACGTCGTCACCGCCACCATCCCGGCGAAGCTGCCCCCGGAGACCATCGCCCGGCTCAAGGACCTGGCAGTGGAGACCTTCACTGCCCTGGACTGCAAGGGCCTGGCGCGCGTCGACTTCTTCGTCACCGAGCAGGGCCCGGTCCTCAACGAGATCAACACCATGCCGGGCTTCACGCCGATCTCGATGTACCCGCAGGTGTTCAAGGCCACCGGCGTCAGTTACGTCGAGCTGCTCGACACGCTCATCGCCACCGCCCTGGCCTGA
- the coaD gene encoding pantetheine-phosphate adenylyltransferase — MTTAVCPGSFDPVTFGHLDIFTRASAQFEEVTVLVTGNPHKHSGLFSIEERMALIREVTGHLPNVTVDFWAGLLVDYTTAHGVTALVKGLRSSLDYDYELPMAQMNRRLTGVETFFLMTDERFGYVSSSLCKEVVRYGGDVSGLVPEVVHEAMKAKLRE, encoded by the coding sequence ATGACCACAGCCGTCTGCCCAGGATCCTTCGACCCCGTCACCTTCGGCCACCTCGACATCTTCACCCGCGCCTCCGCCCAGTTCGAGGAGGTGACGGTGCTCGTGACCGGTAACCCGCACAAGCACTCGGGGCTCTTCTCCATCGAGGAGCGCATGGCGCTCATCCGTGAGGTCACCGGGCACCTTCCCAACGTCACGGTCGACTTCTGGGCGGGCCTGCTCGTCGACTACACCACGGCCCATGGGGTGACCGCTTTGGTGAAGGGTCTACGATCTTCGCTGGACTATGATTACGAACTTCCCATGGCACAGATGAACCGGCGCCTGACCGGAGTGGAGACGTTCTTCCTCATGACCGACGAGAGATTCGGATACGTCTCCTCGTCGCTGTGCAAGGAAGTCGTGCGCTACGGCGGTGACGTCTCGGGGCTGGTGCCTGAGGTTGTGCATGAGGCTATGAAAGCGAAACTCCGAGAATGA
- a CDS encoding sulfite exporter TauE/SafE family protein, whose protein sequence is MMLLIVFLVVAVGALMQRISGMGVGLIAGPVLAILLGPVEGILVINVIAFINAVVTTWTVRDRVDWKKFALIGGALIFGIVPGALLVANTNSALLQILLGVLLLLALAVTTFAKPYIPKVEGKVPAAVSGVIGGFMNTLGGIAGPAITVYAQASRWDQRTYAATLQPIFMVAGALSFLAKVLAGAGDLSNTDPWLWPVAIVALFLGVFLGVKLEDRFSKATARRIALSLATLGGVTAIIRGVSAL, encoded by the coding sequence ATGATGCTCCTGATTGTCTTCCTGGTCGTCGCCGTCGGCGCGTTGATGCAACGCATTTCCGGCATGGGCGTCGGCCTGATCGCCGGCCCCGTGCTGGCGATCCTGCTCGGCCCCGTCGAGGGCATCCTCGTCATCAACGTCATCGCGTTCATCAACGCGGTCGTGACGACCTGGACCGTCCGGGACCGCGTGGACTGGAAGAAGTTCGCCCTCATCGGCGGCGCCCTGATCTTCGGCATCGTGCCGGGCGCGCTGCTGGTCGCCAACACGAACTCGGCGCTGCTGCAGATTCTTCTCGGCGTGCTCCTGCTGCTGGCGCTGGCGGTCACCACCTTCGCCAAGCCCTACATCCCGAAGGTCGAGGGTAAGGTCCCGGCGGCGGTCTCCGGCGTCATCGGCGGCTTCATGAACACCCTCGGCGGCATCGCCGGGCCGGCGATCACGGTCTACGCGCAGGCCTCGCGCTGGGATCAGCGCACCTACGCCGCGACGCTGCAGCCGATCTTCATGGTGGCGGGCGCGCTGTCCTTCCTGGCGAAGGTGCTGGCCGGCGCGGGGGATCTCTCCAACACCGATCCGTGGCTGTGGCCAGTCGCGATCGTCGCGCTCTTCCTCGGCGTGTTCCTCGGTGTGAAGCTGGAGGATCGCTTCTCCAAGGCCACCGCGCGCCGGATCGCGCTGTCATTGGCCACCCTCGGTGGCGTCACCGCGATCATCCGTGGCGTCTCCGCCCTTTAG
- a CDS encoding DUF3515 domain-containing protein — MDTNASRPRQTDAASGTRSAGATASAPHQFSRTPAYVALGVAVVLVLGVLFGARVVSERAGDVPVPVAPLPAPLAESAECSTLLDALPDTLIGHDRAEIAEPAPAGTAAWASSSTERVTLRCGVDLPLQYTEYSQPVEIDGVNWLVVEDATPESTLATWYTLDRRPVVAVTADEAALGRADNPVGALAEPVGALPTQAHQPNPAPLSELQAAPAPEVCADLLPALPETLADAWTRTGSDQSDTAVWVNPGQEPIVLRCGVMPPPNYAAGERLTQINEIPWFEDTALVNGSTASIWYALGRSVDIAVSAPMAAASAAMVELGDVIAAETPEQ; from the coding sequence ATGGACACCAACGCCTCCCGGCCCCGTCAGACCGATGCAGCTTCCGGGACACGGTCGGCCGGTGCGACGGCTTCCGCTCCCCACCAATTTAGCCGGACGCCCGCCTACGTCGCCCTCGGCGTGGCCGTTGTGCTCGTTCTCGGCGTGCTGTTCGGCGCCCGTGTCGTCTCCGAACGCGCCGGCGACGTGCCGGTTCCGGTGGCCCCGCTGCCGGCGCCGCTGGCGGAGTCGGCGGAGTGCTCGACGCTTCTCGACGCCCTCCCGGACACGCTCATCGGCCACGATCGCGCCGAAATCGCCGAACCCGCCCCGGCCGGCACCGCCGCCTGGGCCTCCTCCTCCACCGAGCGGGTGACGCTGCGCTGCGGCGTGGATCTGCCGCTGCAGTACACCGAGTACTCGCAGCCGGTGGAGATCGACGGGGTCAACTGGCTGGTCGTCGAGGACGCGACCCCGGAGTCGACGCTGGCGACCTGGTACACCCTGGACCGCCGCCCGGTCGTCGCGGTCACCGCCGACGAGGCGGCGCTGGGCCGCGCGGACAACCCGGTCGGGGCACTCGCCGAGCCGGTCGGCGCCCTGCCGACGCAGGCCCACCAGCCGAATCCGGCCCCGCTCAGCGAGCTGCAGGCCGCCCCAGCCCCCGAGGTCTGCGCGGACCTGCTGCCCGCGCTGCCGGAGACGCTCGCTGACGCCTGGACCCGCACCGGGTCGGACCAGTCCGACACCGCCGTATGGGTCAACCCCGGCCAGGAGCCGATCGTGCTGCGCTGCGGGGTAATGCCGCCGCCGAACTACGCCGCCGGCGAGCGTCTGACCCAGATCAACGAGATTCCGTGGTTCGAGGACACCGCCCTGGTCAACGGATCGACCGCGTCGATCTGGTACGCGCTGGGCCGCTCCGTCGACATCGCCGTCAGCGCCCCGATGGCCGCGGCCAGCGCCGCGATGGTCGAGCTCGGCGACGTCATCGCCGCCGAGACCCCGGAGCAGTGA